In Aerosakkonema funiforme FACHB-1375, one DNA window encodes the following:
- a CDS encoding DUF2267 domain-containing protein: MPIGLREDIAYILLKKIDETDSSQGMHSVNFTETDFAGREITPVDFLGHLDYLNQKGYINAEFSGNAYANQEDVPDAVNPKEFDLRIANSYGAADGPLPHLITFKRAELTERGRKMLEKMEANPPQALREGPTVPIATKDMPFLEKVMLKGNLSDPFDARDITEVVFRTMRDMMSTEAADRVANELHEEALPTKDKALQNEVAELWKDTNPIVSFLSRVRPPLIIKSDTFLFRIAQEAGLQPDVQPETVVKAVFSATKDELSQERIQEIANFLPDKIRQLWEQA, from the coding sequence ATGCCAATTGGATTGCGAGAAGATATTGCCTACATTCTGCTGAAAAAAATCGACGAAACCGATAGCAGTCAAGGAATGCACTCGGTTAACTTCACCGAGACAGACTTTGCTGGTCGAGAAATAACCCCCGTAGATTTTTTGGGCCACCTAGATTACTTAAATCAAAAGGGATACATCAACGCCGAGTTTAGCGGCAATGCCTATGCAAATCAGGAAGATGTTCCCGATGCGGTTAATCCCAAAGAATTCGATCTCAGAATTGCCAACTCTTATGGCGCAGCAGATGGCCCCTTGCCCCATTTAATTACCTTTAAAAGGGCAGAGCTAACGGAAAGAGGCCGCAAAATGCTGGAAAAAATGGAAGCAAATCCTCCTCAAGCTCTCAGGGAAGGGCCGACAGTACCTATCGCTACCAAAGATATGCCGTTCCTTGAGAAAGTGATGCTCAAGGGCAATTTGTCAGATCCTTTTGATGCCAGGGATATTACGGAAGTCGTGTTCCGCACCATGCGCGACATGATGAGTACGGAAGCTGCCGATCGCGTGGCGAACGAGCTGCACGAAGAAGCGCTACCGACAAAAGACAAAGCGCTGCAAAACGAAGTGGCAGAACTTTGGAAAGATACCAATCCGATCGTCAGCTTCTTAAGTCGAGTTCGTCCTCCTCTGATTATCAAATCCGATACGTTTCTCTTCCGGATCGCTCAAGAAGCCGGTTTACAACCGGACGTACAACCGGAAACTGTTGTTAAAGCAGTGTTCTCAGCGACCAAGGACGAATTGTCTCAAGAACGAATTCAAGAAATCGCGAACTTCTTGCCGGACAAGATTCGCCAACTGTGGGAACAGGCTTAG